CGCACCGCACCTCCACCTCCTCCCCGGCGCACGCTTCCAAGCCTGCGCCGCCTCGTGGACTCGCATTACCCGGGCGGAGACAGTTGGCGCTGTCGCTGACGTGGACGGCGGCGCTGGCAGCTGTGGCTGCGAAGGAAGTGAAGGCGGAGGACATTGGGCTGTTTGGGCTGAGGAGGAAGGTGAAAGAGGCGGAGAAGGAAGTGGAGGTGATAGTGAAGGAAGGGTTCGAGGCGGCGGAGAAGGGGCTGGAAACGGCGGAGAAGGGGCTAGAATCGGCGGAGAAGGGGATAGAATCGGTGGAGCGAGGGATTGAAACGGCTGAGGAAGGGGTGGAAGCGGCGTTGAGCTTCGGGGGTTTGGCACAGGCTGGAGCGGTGGCAGGAGCGGAGGCTGTGGGGGTTTTGGTGGCGACTTCGATTGTGAATGGGATTTTGGGGCCGGATAGTTAGTTAGGAATCGAGAAGTGAAAACTCGATTTCGATTGTGTGGgttatgttgttttttttttttttttctttgtgaaatTTGGATTATTGGGATTGTGCTTTAAGTTGTAAACTTCAAGTATCTAATTATGAGCTAATTAACGAGAATTATTGCTAATAATGCATGTAATTACATTATGATGGTAAATTTCGTGATTAGCAACTTGTAAGGCATTTCTATATGCCACTTAGTAATATTCTTTAAGTGAGaaatcttaggttcgatttttattaaatgcaaATTTGAATTACGTTATTGTTAGTCTATTATGAGACTTACTTCATTCCGTCACTTCTTAGCATGGATAGTATCGttgattcaaaaaaaaaaatatatcgtttattaaaaaaaagtctttAAAGACTGACAATCTCATACTCAACTGAAGATCGTGCTAAAATCCAACTCCTTTCATgctaacaaaaaaaactaatcatGCACAAACCATGATTAATGTTTGGGGAAAGTACAAAAAATTACCTTAACTATTGGtttcacgacactttcataccttatcttttaaaattgacaatgtcatacctcatcttacgaatttgtatCAATGTTATACCTTCTGTTACTTGGCTGTTTACTtttcagttaaatgctgacgtggcttgattcggggcccactttctattaaaaactaattacaatattattaaaaaactaaaaaaaatttatttaatttatttaatattaaaataataagaaaagtaaattaaaaaaaaaaacctttgttCGTCCCTCCCCCTCCTCATCTTCCTACAAcctagaaagaagaaggaggaggaagaagaagcaaaagaagaagaagaagaagaagaagaaaataaacctTTGTTCGTCCCTCCCCTCCCCATcttcctgcaacccagaaagaaggaggaggaagaaaaaaaaaaaaaaaactatcagATTCGATTACCctccccacccccaccccttCCTCTCTTTCTCCCATGTTCATGTTCTTCCCCAAATCCCCATTcttgcaacccaaaaaaaaaaaaaaaatccagttCATCTTCCCTCCGCACCCGCACCCACCCTCccaccctccctccctcccccccccccccccattctcCTTCCCctatgttcatcttcttcccccaaaACCCCTtcctgcaacccaaaaaaaaaaaaaaaaaaatcaacccaGTTCATCTTCTCCCTGCACCCACTCTACACACCCAACCCCCCCGGGCTCAAATCCCTCCCACGCctgcaacccaaatccaccacccCCCTAACCTAATAAAAATGCCCAATTCGTCCATCCTCCGTCtatccccccccccaccccatcttcctgcaacccagaaagaaggaggaggaagaaaaaaaaaaactatcagATTCGATTACCCTCCCCACTCCCCACCCCCCACCCCTTCCCCTCTTTCTCCCATGTTCATGTTCTTCCCCAAATCCCCATtcctgcaacccaaaaaaaaaaaaaaaaaatccagttCGTCTTCCCTCCGCACCCACACccaccctccctccctccctccctccctccccccccccccattatcCTTCCCCCAAAACCCCTtcctgcaacccaaaaaaaaaaaaaaatcaacccaGTTCATCTTCTCCCCGCACCCACTCTACACacccaacccccccccccccggctcAAATCCCTCCCACACctgcaacccaaatccaccacccCCCGAACCTAATAAAAATGCCCAATTTTTCCATCCTCCGTCTGTCCCCCCCACCCCCActtgcagaagaagaaaaagaagaagagagagaagaaggaaaaaaaaaaaggaaacccaaaaccCAGTTCGTTCGCCCCCCAACCCACCCAACCtgcagaagaagagagagagagagagagaaaagaaaagaaagaaagaaagaaaaaacaggtaggggaagaagatgggttTTCAAATTTGGGCCGAGAGGGGGGgttgagagagagggaggggggaggggggagggggagggggtTTGACGAGATATGGGGGGGGTGTGACGGGATCTGGGCGGCAAGTTCAGGTATGGGGTttccgggggggggggggttgatgggttttcaagttttattttattttatttttttgttgaagattaagcaggtaggggaagaagatgaaggggtAGAAGGGAGAGAGGGGGGAAGGGAcgaaagggttttttttttaataatttttttttactttttttattattttaatattaaaaaatattaaataaatttttttttactttttaataattttttaataaaaagtggGTCCCAGATCAAGCCATATCAGCatttaattgaaaagcaaacgGCCAAGCtaacggaaggtataacattggcacaaattcataagatgaggtatgacattgtcaattttaaaagatgaggtaagaaagtgtcgtgacaccaatagttgaggtaatttttgtactttacccttaATATTTTGATTGAAATAACATCGATGTGGTTAGTATTGGGTTCACTTATTCAAAGAAGTATTTTGGACAAGGGAGGGTCAATTCTAAACTTGATCTTTAAGTTTAGGCGCAAATTAAGAGATAAAAAAGATCGTGTTTAGAATTTAAGAACGACATTCGTGCATGTCGATTTGAGGAAAATTTGGTGAAACTAGAAAAGACATGGTGTGAGCCGAGAGGGAGTGAGGGATGTAGAAGAAATGTCGAGGAAGAGAAAGCAAACATGGTTTGTTCGTTGACAAGTTTTTCTTGATTAATTAGGCTCTTCCACTTGTGACAGTcttaaattacaaaattaatatatttatcgACACACGCTCTAATAGCGGTGAAAGTATTTACAAGCATAAGATCTTAAATTTACTTACCGCGCTTTGGAGGCTTGGAGCGTGAAAAGTGAGAAATGACTTGAAGAAGTCCCAACCCTTTCTCTCATCCACAAAAGAAGTCAGTTTTCGGCCCACTGTTAGAACAGTATTAAAATCAAAAGGGCAGTCGCAGCAGGATTATCTGCAAAATTACAAATGGGTCGCGTGGCTTCAAACCCGGTTAGCCTCCATAGATCCCGGCCATGTTTCCAAACTCCTCGACTTCACCACTACGTTAAGCCCACTCTCCACTTCCCAAACCACCACCGCCGATTTCCGACCGTTTCTTGCCAGCAAACCCCCAACCCACCTGACCCCTCCACAACGGTACGCTTTTATCTTTCCCTCTAAAATCTCCCATCTTTTTGGCATAAATCACTATTTCAAGAGCTCCCTTTCAATAATTTGCATATTTCC
Above is a window of Malus sylvestris chromosome 15, drMalSylv7.2, whole genome shotgun sequence DNA encoding:
- the LOC126601749 gene encoding uncharacterized protein LOC126601749 — translated: MAARASVLALHQVSNAHRTSTSSPAHASKPAPPRGLALPGRRQLALSLTWTAALAAVAAKEVKAEDIGLFGLRRKVKEAEKEVEVIVKEGFEAAEKGLETAEKGLESAEKGIESVERGIETAEEGVEAALSFGGLAQAGAVAGAEAVGVLVATSIVNGILGPDS